One window from the genome of Plasmodium relictum strain SGS1 genome assembly, chromosome: 12 encodes:
- a CDS encoding small subunit rRNA processing KH domain protein, putative, whose product MTKRIIKKSIPNENRDHKSKIEKNKENNYEEIKENNNRNILTLNNILEEKETESKKKVKNKLICKKKNITNANTNEMRIITIPRQRKSSVLKNWLELIKPIVTNLKLEIRMNKDKIEVRTCKLTEDKNNLQKSSDYIKAYLLGFSIEDALALLRIEDLYIESFQIQDVKILKGDHLSRCIGRICGSNGSTKYAIENATKTRIVIAGDKIHILGSYNNIKMARYSICSLILGSTQGKIFNKLNILAKRLKERF is encoded by the coding sequence ATGacaaaaagaattataaaaaagtcCATACCAAATGAAAATAGAGAtcataaaagtaaaatagaaaaaaataaggaaaataactatgaagaaataaaagaaaataataacagaaatattttaacattaaataatatattagaggaaaaagaaacagaaagtaaaaaaaaagtgaaaaataaattaatatgtaaaaagaaaaatataaccAATGCTAATACAAATGAAATGAGAATTATAACAATACCAAGACAAAGAAAATCAtcagttttaaaaaattggttagaattaataaaaccAATTGTAACAAACTTAAAATTGGAAATACGAAtgaataaagataaaatagaaGTGAGAACATGTAAACTAACAGAAGATAAAAACAATTTACAAAAATCATCAGATTATATAAAAGCATATTTGCTTGGTTTTAGTATAGAAGATGCATTAGCTTTATTAAGAATTGAAGATTTATATATTGAAAGTTTTCAAATTCAAgatgtaaaaattttaaaagggGATCATTTATCTAGATGTATTGGAAGAATATGTGGCAGCAACGGATCAACAAAATATGCAATCGAAAATGCAACTAAAACAAGAATTGTAATAGCAGGAGATAAAATTCACATTTTAGGtagttataataatattaaaatggCTAGATATTCAATATGTAGCTTAATTCTTGGTTCTACTCaaggaaaaatatttaataaattaaatattttagcaaaaagattaaaagaaagattttaa
- the IF1 gene encoding translation initiation factor IF-1, putative: MFSKISFFFFFFCYIYIFYLTNELSLKKTYFINLNNKIDIWKKDILRIYKKNAVNKKKKNIKNLMRRYNSLKNNILREKENEIIEMNGIVDECLANTNFIVKIPNGQKFLCFISGKLRINKVRINLGDQVKIQIHKLDFEKRRGRIVFRYLQVQKKKKK; this comes from the coding sequence ATGTTCagtaaaatttcttttttctttttttttttttgttatatatatattttttatttaacaaatgaattaagtttaaaaaaaacatactTTATTAACCTAAACAACAAAATAGACATATGGAAGAAAGATATCTTAagaatttacaaaaaaaatgctgtgaataaaaaaaaaaagaacattAAGAATTTGATGAGGAGATATAAcagtttaaaaaataatattttgagagagaaagaaaatgaaataattgaAATGAATGGTATAGTTGATGAATGTTTAGCGAACACCAACTTTATAGTAAAAATCCCAAATGGTCAAAAATTCTTATGCTTTATTTCCGGAAAGTTACGAATAAATAAAGTAAGAATTAACTTAGGTGATCAGGTTAAAATTCAAATTCATAAATTAGATTTTGAAAAGCGCAGAGGAAGAATAGTTTTTAGAT
- the NT3 gene encoding nucleoside transporter 3, putative yields the protein MFEQESYSVKISDASKFVNMDETHIEEIYENENITNVGEIYEMEIKKNDELEEQKYSLLLSISYALMAIISEAPYFIIISMADFFKSAFNVSDVMINEFAVMESIIVIILCVLLHLIGSYRLKWNLYQPLLTVFVLGILYLVIFFRRDYIGHKIIIFSSIPLGIILCIAKMTTIKICVLFKRPYCSAYVCGLSLSGFLVFLLYILGAYVLFPDDENKFCNMFSLFCGTISVLSIICFLILFKIYNMPFAKRLEEKYRDKGLFINKNILAESFRSLNIIWKYMIAAFLTNFLTYQIYPSIFPTSIDIQKESKGLLSGVLLFGDSSARLIVHNLSSYFIKISFLSYSFVKIFRFTLLPIFVLIVIYKHYILSNLIFLISLAYIFGFTNGLISNAIFLKLPKVCNKKNKKEYLQLVPNIVYLSLLLGTTIGCLTSKIYMKILPII from the coding sequence ATGTTTGAGCAAGAGTCTTACAGTGTTAAAATAAGTGATGCAAGTAAATTTGTAAATATGGATGAAACACATATTGAAGAAATATACGAAAATGAGAATATAACGAATGTTGGagaaatatatgaaatggaaataaaaaaaaatgatgaattaGAAGAACAAAAgtattcattattattatctatttCTTATGCATTAATGGCTATAATATCAGAAGCtccttattttataataatatcaaTGGCcgatttttttaaaagtgcATTTAATGTAAGTGACGTTATGATAAATGAATTTGCTGTAATGGAAAGTATAattgtaattattttatgtGTTTTATTACATTTAATTGGTAGCTATAGATTGAAATGGAATTTATATCAACCTTTGTTAACTGTATTTGTTCTAggaatattatatttagttattttttttagacgTGATTACATAGGgcataaaattataatatttagtTCAATTCCATTAGGTATTATTTTGTGTATAGCTAAAATGACTACTATTAAAATATGTGTTTTGTTTAAAAGGCCATACTGTAGTGCTTATGTGTGTGGATTGTCACTTTCCggatttttagtttttttattatatatattgggTGCCTATGTATTATTTCCTGAcgatgaaaataaattttgtaacatgttttctttattttgcGGAACAATTTCTGTTCTATcaattatatgttttttgatattatttaaaatatataatatgcCTTTTGCAAAAAgattagaagaaaaatatagagATAAAGGTCtttttataaacaaaaatattttagctGAATCCTTCCGCTCTTTAAACATAATTTGGAAGTATATGATTGCAGCTTTTCTTACGAATTTTTTAACTTATCAAATATATCCCTCTATATTCCCAACAAGTATAGATATACAAAAAGAATCAAAGGGACTTTTATCAGGAGTATTGTTATTTGGAGATTCTTCAGCTCGTCTTATAGTTCACAATTTAAGCAGCTATTTTATTAAGATATCCtttttatcatattcatttgttaaaatttttagatTTACATTACTACCTATATTTGTACTTATtgttatatataaacattataTTCTCAGTAatctcatttttttaatttctttagcATATATTTTTGGTTTTACAAATGGATTAATTAGTAatgctatttttttaaaactacCCAAAGTAtgcaacaaaaaaaataaaaaggaatatCTTCAATTAGTTCCAAATATAGTTTATTTATCTCTTTTACTAGGTACTACAATTGGATGCTTAAcatcaaaaatatatatgaaaattttgccaattatttaa
- the SHLP1 gene encoding shewanella-like protein phosphatase 1, putative: protein MVIEEKICIFLLIYILIIKEIGSSNYLKNDFLFKNLAINKKNLDSSYFYNYDNLKWDGKVIAIGDIHGDIEGLKLILKHSNLIDENDEWSGENVLLIQVGDILDRGIYGPLIYDYLFQLQKKAIIKNSKIILILGNHEQLNLCGYFDYVNEKEIQLFFENNYDYRLFSFNNKKGNYFKKLIKLPSIVKVNNAIFTHAGISKKMSQFSINLINLKTRLQIENKCKMLKYDNYNYLNNDSVLWNDDISYKVKFNHHEGCHELFEILKKYNANYLIVGHTKQISHEIGSFCDKKYFLIDTGMSLFMNNDQSHPNYLIIEKGKFKSIHLVIEHRNKKNKKECSREIQLHSPREKKLCIYVKQTDF from the coding sequence atggttatagaagaaaaaatatgtatatttttattaatatacatattgataattaaagaaatagGAAGctcaaattatttaaaaaatgattttttatttaaaaatttagcaataaataaaaaaaatttagattcatcttacttttataattatgataatttGAAATGGGATGGAAAAGTAATCGCTATAGGAGATATTCATGGAGATATTGAAGGTTTAAAATTGATTTTAAAACATTCTAATTTAATAGATGAAAATGATGAATGGAGTGGAGaaaatgttttattaatacaAGTGGGAGATATTTTAGATAGAGGAATATATGGTCCACTTATTTATGACTATTTGTTtcaattacaaaaaaaagcaattataaaaaatagtaaaattattttaatattaggAAATCACGAACAACTAAATTTGTGTGGATATTTTGATTATGtcaatgaaaaagaaatacagttattttttgaaaataattatgattaCAGATTATTtagttttaataataaaaaaggaaattacTTTAAGAAATTAATTAAGCTACCTTCTATAGTAAAAGTAAACAATGCTATATTTACTCACGCAGGGATTAGCAAAAAAATGTCTCAATTtagtataaatttaataaatttaaaaacaagACTACAAATAGAGAATAAATGTAAGATGCTGAAATATGacaattataattatttaaataatgatagtGTATTATGGAATGATGATATTTCTTATAAAGTAAAGTTTAATCATCATGAGGGATGTCATgaattatttgaaatattaaaaaaatataatgcaaattatttaattgttGGTCACACTAAACAAATATCACATGAAATTGGTTCTTTTtgtgataaaaaatattttctaataGATACAGGTATGAGTTTATTTATGAATAACGATCAATCACATCCAAATTATCTTATTATAGAAAAAGGGAAATTTAAATCTATTCACTTAGTTATAGAacatagaaataaaaaaaataaaaaagaatgttCTAGAGAGATTCAATTACATAGTCCTCGTGAGAAAAAACTatgtatatatgtaaaacAAACAGATTTTTAG